The following proteins come from a genomic window of Pseudochaenichthys georgianus chromosome 17, fPseGeo1.2, whole genome shotgun sequence:
- the urod gene encoding uroporphyrinogen decarboxylase gives MSQDDVILPKDFPQLKNDTFLRAARGDETEHVPVWCMRQAGRYLPEFREFRAGKDFFDTCRSPEACCELTLQPLRRFPFDAAIIFSDILVIPQALGMDVQMVPGKGPTFPDPLKEPEDLQRLQPKVDVEKELGYVFKAITLTRHKIDGKVPLIGFTGAPWTLMSYMIEGGGSNTHSKAKRWLYRHPQASHMLLKMLTDVIVEYLLGQVAAGAQALQVFESHAGILGPVEFNEFSLPYLRDIARRVKEKLKETAKDIPMIVFAKDAHYGLEDLSQSHYDVVGLDWTVDPRAARERTGGKVSLQGNMDPCALYAPKEHISKIVKKMLEGFGTRGYIANLGHGLYPDMDPENVGAFVEAVHTHSKQINKRM, from the exons ATGAGCCAAGACGATGTAATCCT CCCCAAGGACTTCCCCCAGCTCAAGAACGATACATTCCTGCGAGCCGCACGAGGAGACGAAACTGAACATGTCCCTGTGTGGTGTATGAGGCAGGCTGGACGATACCTACCAG AGTTTCGTGAGTTCAGAGCAGGGAAGGACTTCTTTGACACATGTCGGTCGCCGGAGGCCTGCTGTGAGCTCACTCTGCAG CCTCTGAGACGTTTCCCCTTCGATGCTGCCATCATCTTCTCTGACATCCTGGTTATCCCACAG GCCTTGGGTATGGATGTCCAGATGGTGCCAGGTAAAGGTCCAACATTCCCAGACCCTCTGAAGGAGCCAGAGGACCTGCAGCGGCTGCAACCTAAAGTGGACGTGGAGAAGGAACTGGGTTATGTCTTCAAAGCCATCACACTGACCAGACACAAGATCGATGGCAAAGTGCCGCTCATTGGATTCACCGGAGCGCCG TGGACGCTGATGTCCTACATGATAGAAGGCGGAGGCTCCAACACCCACTCGAAGGCGAAGCGCTGGCTGTACCGACACCCTCAGGCCAGCCACATGCTGCTGAAGATGCTGACGGATGTGATCGTGGAGTATCTGCTGGGGCAGGTGGCGGCTGGAGCGCAG GCTCTGCAGGTGTTCGAGTCTCACGCCGGCATTTTGGGGCCCGTGGAGTTTAATGAGTTCTCTCTGCCTTACCTTCGAGACATTGCTCGCCGCGTCAAAGAGAAACTCAAGGAGACGGCGAAAGACATTCCCATG ATTGTGTTTGCAAAGGATGCTCATTACGGTTTGGAGGATCTGTCTCAATCTCATTATGATGTGGTCGGGCTGGACTGGACCGTTGACCCAAGAGCAGCAcg GGAGCGCACAGGAGGGAAGGTCAGCCTGCAGGGAAACATGGACCCTTGTGCTCTCTACGCTCCCAAG GAGCACATTTCAAAGATTGTGAAGAAGATGCTGGAGGGTTTCGGGACGAGGGGCTACATCGCCAACCTGGGCCACGGCCTCTACCCCGACATGGACCCCGAGAACGTGGGGGCCTTCGTGGAagctgtgcacacacactctAAACAGATAAACAAGCGGATGTAA